A segment of the Flavobacteriales bacterium genome:
ACCGCAACGGCAGCACTGTGGTCACCCGGCTGAATGAGGCCCTGCTCCGGCGCATCGCAGCGGCGGGTAACGGCTCCTTCGTGCTCGCCTCCAACAGCAACATGGGCATCGTTGACCTGGTCGCCCAACTCAAGCAGATGGAGCAAGCCGAAGTGGGCACCATGCGCTACACCGCCTATGACGATCAGTTCCAGTGGCCCTTGGGCGCTGCAATCGCCTGCATCTCCGGATTCCTGCTGCTAGGCGAGCGGCGCAACCCGCGTGCTTTCTGGCGCACCACCGCATCATGAGACGCTTCGCCGCCCTCTTCATCATCGCGCTCACGGGATGCGCCTCGCCCGGGGAGCGCCTGGCCGAGCATGCGCTCCGCACCGGCACGGATGCCTACGATGCCGATCGATTCGCGGAGGCCGACAGTCTCTTCAGCATGGCGCCCTTCGACGCACGCGCCCTCTTCAACAGCGGCAACAGTGCCTTCCGCGATGGCCGGTGGAGCCATGCCATCGAACGATTCCGCGCCGCGCAGCACCTCGACAGCGCCTTCGATCACCGCGCCCATGTGCCCTTTAATCTCGGCGCGGCGCACCTGGCCGATGCCCGGGACGCTGACACCACCATCGTGCGCCTTACGCGCGAACTCGGCGGCCTTCGGATAGAAGGGCATGACATCGCGCAGGATGTGAGCACCTTCGTGCTCCGCGACAGCCTGCGCCGCGAACTCGTGCGCCTCGAAGGCTCCATCGATTCCTCGTTCGCCGCTTCCATACGCTGGAACAAGGCCGCGCTGCGCGTGACGCCCGAAGATGATGATGCGCGCCTGAACCTGGTGCTAGCCCAGCGCGCCTATGATGCGCGCATGCGCGCGCGCGAGGCCCGGGACGAGCGCAACAAGGACAAGGACGCAGGCAAGGAGCTCAGCGCCCGCGCACAGTTGATCATGCAGCAGGCCGATTCGCTCGTGGAGCAGTACCGGTTCAACAAGGCGCTGGAGCTCCTGCAGCAAGGCTTGCGCGAGGACCCCAGCCTGAAACAGAAGGAAGAGTACATGAAGAAGCTCGAGACGGTCACCAGCGCCGCACAAGCATCATGAACGGACGCATCGTAATCGCCACCGCAGCGTTCGCGCTCAGCGCCATGCAGGGTCGTGCCCAGAGCGCAACGGCCCAATCAGATTCCGCCGCAACGAAGGACGCCGAAGGTTTCTTCAACAGAGCCTCGAAGCAGTACGTGAAAGAGGACAAGGGCAGCGCCATGCGCGAGCTCGACCGCGGCCTGCGCGCACATCCGGGCGACCCGAAGCTCCTGAAGCTCGCTGAAGCCTTGCTCAAGGATGATCAGCAGCAAGAGCAAGAGCAACAGCAGCAGCAAGAACAACAGCAGCAGCAAGAACAACAGCAAGAGCAACAGGAAAAGCAAGAGCAGAGGCAGTCACAAGAGCGGGCCCAAGAGCAGGAAGAAGAGCGAAAGAGCGGCGGGATGGACAAACGCGACGCGGAGCGCCTGCTCGATGAATTGAACCGCGAGGAGCAGGATGTTCAGGAGCGCGCGCGATCGCAACGGCTTTCTTCGCGCAGGCCAAGGCCTGAAAAAGATTGGTGAGATGAAGGCGATGCGATCGATCATCCTCATGCTCGCAGCGGGTTTGGCCACCTTGGCCACCGTAGCGCAGGAAACGAGCTTCACGGCACAAGTGGATCGCACGCAGATCGCGGCAGGCGAGCATGTGAAGCTCACGCTCACCCTGAGCAATGCGCAAGAGCGCTTTGAGGCGCCCGACCTCGGCGGCCTGGTGATCGTGCAGGGGCCCTTCGAGAGCAGCAGCTTCAACTTCATCAACGGTCGCAGCAGCAGCACGGTGAGCCGCAGCTGGGTGCTCACGGCCACGCGCCCCGGCAATTACACCATCGGCGCCGCCAAGGCGAAGGCGGGCGGTCGCCTGCTCCAGACGGAGCCGATCACCATTACGGTGGCCAAAGGCAGCGCCGCGCCGCAGGAGCCTGCCGTGGCGCAGGGGCAGCATCGGGACCCGAACCTCTTCATCGCCTTGAGCCTGAGCAAGAGCAAGTCCTACGTGGGCGAGCAGGTGGTGGCCACCTACCAGATCTACAACCGTTACTCCGGACTCGAGGCACCGAGCATGGACCCGCCGAAGCTGAACGGATTCTGGAGCGAGGAGATCGACACGCAGAACGCGCGCTGGGAGGAGCGTGTGGTGAACGGGCTGGGCTACCGGGTGATCACCGTGAAGCAGCAATTGCTGATCCCGCAGCGCGCGGGCACCTTGCGGATCGACCCAATGGGCATTACCTGCATCGTGGGCCGGAGCTTCTTCCATCCCGGACGCACCATCGAGGTGAAGAGCAACGCGGTGGAGTTCACCGCGCTCCCGCTGCCGGACGGAGCGCCGGCTGATTACACCGGTGCCGTGGGTGACCTCGAACTCACAGTGAACGCCGATCGGAACACCGTGAGCGTGGACGACGCCATCGAAGTGGAGCTGCGCCTCAGCGGCCGGGCCAACCTCAAGCTCATCGAAGCGCCCAAGCTGCTGTTCCCGTCGGACTTCGAGGTGTACGAGCCGCGCGTCACCGACCGGATCTCCGTGGGCACCGGCGGCATGAGTGGATCGCGCGGCTTCCAGTACACCGTGATCCCCCGGCACGACGGTACCTTCGACCTTGGCTCGGTCACGCTCAGCTGCTTCGATCCGAAGACCGGCGCGTACGAGACGCTGCGCAGCCAGCCGCTCACGATCACCGTGGCCCTTGGCGACGGCCTGCAGCCCGGCGCAACGCCCAACCGCGTGCAGCGCTCTGAAGTGGCCACGCTCGACAGCGATATCCGTTACATCCGCGCCGGCAACATGCAGCTGCGCGCCAAGGACCGCTACCTTCTCGGTTCCTGGCCGTGGACCGCCGGCATGAGCGCCCCGCCATTGGCCTACGCGCTCCTGCTGCTTTGGCGCCGTAAGCGAACGCGTGAGCTGGCCGACGCCGCCGGCACGCGCCGCCGCGCCGCGGACAGGCTGGCGCGAAAGCGATTGCGCGAGGCCGAGGAGGCGCTTCGGACCGGCAACCGGGCTGCTTTCCACAGCGCGCTCTCCAAGGCCCTGCACGGATACCTCAGTGACAAGCTGGGGCTCGGCCTTGCGGAGATCACCGCCGCGAGGATCGCCGAACGCCTGCACCCGCATGCCGATGCAGAGCGGATGGGGGACGATGCGATGCGGCTGATCGGCACCTGCGACCGCGCCCGCTTCTCACCGGTGGAGGAAACGCCGCAGCAGGCGCTCTACGATGAAGCCAATCAACTCATCCAGCGCATCGAACGCGCCATGAACGCATGATCCGCTCAACGCTCCTCGCCTGCTCCCTTGCAGTTGCCGTGCATGCGGCTGCTACTGCTGGCACCAGCGCGGATTCGCTCGCCGCTATCGGGCAGCGGGCCTATGCGGAAGGCCAATACCACGAGGCGCTCAACGCGTTCGACAGCCTCGCCGCCGACCACCGGTCCGCATCGCTCTGCCTGGCGCTCGGCAATTCGCATTACAAGCTCGGGAATGTCGCGCACGCGATCCTCTGGTATGAGCGCGGGCTGCGCCTCGCGCCTAACGATGACGACCTGCGGGCCAACCTCGATCTGGCCGACGAGCAGATCCGCGACCGCATTGAGGCCGATCGCCCTGCGGGCCTGGGAGTGAGCTGGCAACTGCTGCGCGGCAACGATCCGGACGCGTGGGCCCGCTACTCGCTCTTCGCGTGCCTTCTCCTTTTCATCGCGCTCGGAACCGCCACCATGCTCAAGGGCTGGAAACGGCAGCTCGCACATTCGCTCAGCGCGCTCTTCACTCTGGCGCTGCTCACCAGCCTGGTGGTGGCGTGGATCAGCCACCGTGAGCTTCTATCGGACCAGGAGGCAATCATCATGGTGGCCAAGGCCGAAGCGCTCGCTGAGCCGCGCGACGGAGCCAAGCCGCTCTTCGTGCTGCACCGAGGCGCCAAGTTGCAGGCCGGTCCCAACGCCGATGGATGGTGCTCCGTGCAATTGCCCAACGGCAGCACCGGTTGGCTGCGCTGCGCCTCGCTCGAGCGGATCTGAATTATTCGACGATCAGCTTTCCGCGCACCGCGCGATCGCCGTTCACGGCTTCATAGAAGTACAGTCCGGCGGCACGTCCGCTTGCATCCCACGGGAGCAGCAGCGCACCCGTCTCGGGCGCTTCGCCGAGATAGAGGTTCCGCACCATGGCGCCGCTCAGGTCGAAAACCCGCACCTCTAGTGGGGCAGCCGCTTCCAAGCCGGTGATGCTGATGGTCGTTGCGCCCAACGTCGGGTTCGGGAATGCAACCGCCCGCAGCTCATCCGTCAGCGAACCATGGCCCTCCCCATTCTCCGCGGCGAATGCCGACATGCCCGGGCAGGTGAGTAATCCGCTGTTCATGGTACCCCCTTGATATCCGGAGTTGATGTTCCGCACAATGGTGTTCACCGTGTTGAAGGTGTAGGTGCTCACGCAGCCGCCCAGGGTCTGGTCCGCCAGATTCACGATCTGCTGCACGGTCCAACCGGCGAAGGTGCCTTGGGCCACGACCATGTCCTTGAGCATCACCGTCGATGAGCTGAAAGAGGCATTCACCTCGTCGAAGCGGACATTCAGCTTCAGCGCAGTGAGGTTGCCGAGGAGCGCGTTATTCAATGCCCCACCCGGATTCATCGTGGTGCCCGTGGGCAACAGGGCGAAGTCGCCGTAGAGCGGCAGCGCAGCGGCCACGGCCTGTGAAGAGGTGAAGCGGACCTGCCGCTGACCGCACCCGATGGTGAGGTAATTGGGCGCTGGGAATGCCGCGGCGAAGTTGCCGTGCAGGTAGGCCACTTGAGCCGAAGTGGTGCTGGTGGACCCCCATGTCGACTGCGTCTCGGTGCGAATCCCGACGCAGCTCGCCGCGGCCAGCGTGATGGTGGTGGAACAGGAAGCCGAGCAACCATTGCTGCCGGTCACGGTGCAGGTATAGGTGCCGGAAGCGCTCACTGCAGCGGTGGCCGTGTTCTGCACAGGGCTGGTATTCCAAGAATAGATGTATGGCGATTGGCCGCCTGTGGCCGTAACGCTCACCGTGCTCGTGCTGGCACTCGATGAACAGCTCACCACTGGCGCTGCCTTCACGGTCACCGTGGTTGCCGGAGATGTGGCGCTGCAACCGCCGCTGGCGACCATCACGGTGTAGGCGCCGGACTGGGTGGCCGAGTAGCTCACCGAGGTGGCGCCGCTGATCATCGCACCGTCCCTTCGCCATTGATACGTGAGGCCCGTACCCGAATTCGCCGTGAGCATCACGCTGCCACCGGCGCAGAAACTGGTTATCCCGCCTGCGCTGATGGTGGCCGAAGGCGCCGCACTCGCAGTGACAGAAACCGTGGCGCTGGTGGTGCTGCAGCCACCCTGCGTGACCACAACGGAATAGCTGCCGCTGGTGGAGGCGGTGTAGTTGCTCGAGGTCGCACCGCTCAGGTTCGTGCCGTTGCGCCGCCACTGGTAGTTGTAGGACAAGCTCGAGGTGGCGCTCAGCACTACGCTGCCACCGGTGCAGAAGCTCGTTGGACCACCTGCGGTGATGCTCACGCTCGGGGCGGTATTCACCGTGACATTGATGGCCGAACTGGTGGTGCTGCAGCCTCCGTTGCTCACCACCACGGTGTATGAACCCGCCAAGGTGGCCGTGTAGCTGCTGGCCGTTGCGCCGCTCATGCTCGTGCCGTTGCGCCGCCATTGATGGGTGAGGCCCGTGCCAGTATTCGCATTCAGTGGCACGCCTCCGCCGCTGCAGAAGGTGGTGCTGCCCCCGGCGGTGATGGTGGCCGAAGGCGCTGCGCTCACCGTGACCGCGATGGCATTGCTGGTGGTGCTGCAGCCGCCACTGGTGATCAACACGGTGTAACTGCCGCTTATTGACGCCGTGTAGCTGCTACCCGTGGCGCCGCTGATGTTGCTGCCGTTGTTGCGCCACTGGTAGGCGTAGCCCGTTCCCGTGGATGCACTGAGCGCCACATTGCCGCCCGTGCAGAAGCTGGTAGCGCCTCCTGCAGTGATGCTTGCTCCTGGAGCAGCATTCACCGTTACGCTGATGGCCGAACTGGTGGTGCTACAGCCTCCGTTGCTCACCACCACGGTGTACGAACCCGCCAAGGTGGCCGTGTAGCTGCTGGCCGTTGCGCCACTGATGCTCGTGCCGTTGCGCCGCCATTGATGGGTGAGGCCAGTGCCCGTGCTCGCATTCAACGCCACGCTTCCGCCGCTGCAGAAGGTGGTGCTGCCCCCGGCGCTGATGGTGGCCGAAGGCGCTGCGCTCACCGTGACTGTGACGGCGTTGCTGGTCGCGCTGCATCCTCCGCTCGAGATCACCACGGAATAGGCGCCGCTCGCCGTCGCGGAGTAGCTGCTGCTCGTGGCCCCGCTAATGTTGCTGCCGTTGTTCCTCCACTGATAGCTGTAGCCTGTTCCGGTGGATGCGGTGAGTACCACGCTGCCACCCGAGCAGAAGCTGGTGGCCCCGCCTGCCGTGATGCTCGCCGTGGGGGTTGATGGGGTGCCCACGCATTGGCAGCTGGCATTCCAAGTGTCGTTGATCGTGCAGGCATTGTTGTCATTGCATGCTGTGCCGGGCACTGCGGCACCGCCCGGAACGCCTGCGCAATCCGTTTGCTGCGCGCAGGTGCCGCTGGTGCTGTAGCGGTAGATCACGCGCGATCTGTATGGCTGGATCACGACCGATCCTGAGACTATGTTCCCATCCGTGTCCTTCCAGCAACCAGCGGGCACAGCCATGGACTGCGCTGTGGCCGCTTCATTCAAGAGGATCATGCTGGTCTGATAAGGATCCACAGGCGAGGCATTCACGCGTTCGAGCGCGACATTATCGAGGTAATAGATGCCTGCCGCGTAATGGCTGGTGAACATGCAGACGCCCTGGTCCGTGCGATCGCTCTGGAAGTAATGCTCCACATCGCGGCGGTTGGCATCAAAAGGATAGACCCGCTCCCCCACCCGCCACGGCTCATTCAGCTGGCTGTTCGCCTTGAATCCAACGGTGAGCTCGCCCATCACATCGCCCACCATGCTGAAGCGCATGCGGTACCAGGATCCCTGCTGGATGCCCACGGTGGCGCTGTGGTTCAGGTTGTGCGTGTCATAGGTGGCATTGCTCGAGAAGCTGGTCTTCAAGCAACCGTTGTCAAGCCGCGTGGTGTTGTGCGTGATCGCCCCCTGACTGGGCCAGCCGGTCCAGCCGGTGACGTTGCTCGCGAAGGTGCTATTGGGTACGGCCAGCGTTGCGAGCACCTGCTGAAGCTCCATGCTGGGCAGGTACAAGGGGCTGCGCGTGCTGCCCTGATCATCGTTCGTGACGGCCTGCCAGCGCTCGAGGGTGTAATAGGTGTGCGCGCCGGTGACCGAGTTGCGCACGTAGATGCTGCGGTCGTTGTACGGATTGAAGTAGCGGTTGCCGCTGAAGGTTCCGAAGTCAACCGGGTTGGCACTGTACACATGGTACTGCCGCATGCACAACTGGTCCTTGGTCAGGCAATACATCACGTTGCCGCTGTACACGGTGTTGAAGGATGGCACATGGAATGGCGCGGTGGCGCCCGGGCCGTTGTAATTGCTGTAGTCCGAGAGGAAGAGCTGGATCTCGTTGTTGAAGAGCACATTGTCCTCGATGCGGTTCCCGGTGGCCAACATGGTA
Coding sequences within it:
- a CDS encoding protein BatD, with product MKAMRSIILMLAAGLATLATVAQETSFTAQVDRTQIAAGEHVKLTLTLSNAQERFEAPDLGGLVIVQGPFESSSFNFINGRSSSTVSRSWVLTATRPGNYTIGAAKAKAGGRLLQTEPITITVAKGSAAPQEPAVAQGQHRDPNLFIALSLSKSKSYVGEQVVATYQIYNRYSGLEAPSMDPPKLNGFWSEEIDTQNARWEERVVNGLGYRVITVKQQLLIPQRAGTLRIDPMGITCIVGRSFFHPGRTIEVKSNAVEFTALPLPDGAPADYTGAVGDLELTVNADRNTVSVDDAIEVELRLSGRANLKLIEAPKLLFPSDFEVYEPRVTDRISVGTGGMSGSRGFQYTVIPRHDGTFDLGSVTLSCFDPKTGAYETLRSQPLTITVALGDGLQPGATPNRVQRSEVATLDSDIRYIRAGNMQLRAKDRYLLGSWPWTAGMSAPPLAYALLLLWRRKRTRELADAAGTRRRAADRLARKRLREAEEALRTGNRAAFHSALSKALHGYLSDKLGLGLAEITAARIAERLHPHADAERMGDDAMRLIGTCDRARFSPVEETPQQALYDEANQLIQRIERAMNA
- a CDS encoding tetratricopeptide repeat protein — encoded protein: MIRSTLLACSLAVAVHAAATAGTSADSLAAIGQRAYAEGQYHEALNAFDSLAADHRSASLCLALGNSHYKLGNVAHAILWYERGLRLAPNDDDLRANLDLADEQIRDRIEADRPAGLGVSWQLLRGNDPDAWARYSLFACLLLFIALGTATMLKGWKRQLAHSLSALFTLALLTSLVVAWISHRELLSDQEAIIMVAKAEALAEPRDGAKPLFVLHRGAKLQAGPNADGWCSVQLPNGSTGWLRCASLERI
- a CDS encoding T9SS type A sorting domain-containing protein produces the protein MRQLLSLYLALCGAFAQAATYYLSPTGNDANNGTSSSTPWRTINRANQLSSSFQPGDRILFQRGGEYRGRLNIQNSGNANAYIEVGAYGSGAQPIISGSVAITGWTLHSGNIWKAPFTQATKQVFVNGAIQQIARFPNTGWLRVDQGTSTSLTDSELNQSNGYWTGATAVIRTTNWSYDTAFVSAFSNSTLTHSSTGNNLGTWQWGYYLRNKLALLDAPGEWFLDRAAGMLYLWCPSNANPNNVLVEASVTDYGVYVGWQRHHIKVNEIHFRHQTSASLRLSGSYDLQAYNCTFSDTWQAIYSTGSNQHFHHLDIQRTYGSAVVLLDNNSVIEHCNLLDIALVIGLGEQNMGYIAIRTNGTGMVVRDNHVENVGYCGIAVSANAIVERNAVINSMAILNDGAGITFDSTDGAIIRDNVVRDLQGTVESSAIGWVNSIPICHGIYFGNVFNKNVLVKGNTVMNCRGAGLHVDHTMLATGNRIEDNVLFNNEIQLFLSDYSNYNGPGATAPFHVPSFNTVYSGNVMYCLTKDQLCMRQYHVYSANPVDFGTFSGNRYFNPYNDRSIYVRNSVTGAHTYYTLERWQAVTNDDQGSTRSPLYLPSMELQQVLATLAVPNSTFASNVTGWTGWPSQGAITHNTTRLDNGCLKTSFSSNATYDTHNLNHSATVGIQQGSWYRMRFSMVGDVMGELTVGFKANSQLNEPWRVGERVYPFDANRRDVEHYFQSDRTDQGVCMFTSHYAAGIYYLDNVALERVNASPVDPYQTSMILLNEAATAQSMAVPAGCWKDTDGNIVSGSVVIQPYRSRVIYRYSTSGTCAQQTDCAGVPGGAAVPGTACNDNNACTINDTWNASCQCVGTPSTPTASITAGGATSFCSGGSVVLTASTGTGYSYQWRNNGSNISGATSSSYSATASGAYSVVISSGGCSATSNAVTVTVSAAPSATISAGGSTTFCSGGSVALNASTGTGLTHQWRRNGTSISGATASSYTATLAGSYTVVVSNGGCSTTSSAISVTVNAAPGASITAGGATSFCTGGNVALSASTGTGYAYQWRNNGSNISGATGSSYTASISGSYTVLITSGGCSTTSNAIAVTVSAAPSATITAGGSTTFCSGGGVPLNANTGTGLTHQWRRNGTSMSGATASSYTATLAGSYTVVVSNGGCSTTSSAINVTVNTAPSVSITAGGPTSFCTGGSVVLSATSSLSYNYQWRRNGTNLSGATSSNYTASTSGSYSVVVTQGGCSTTSATVSVTASAAPSATISAGGITSFCAGGSVMLTANSGTGLTYQWRRDGAMISGATSVSYSATQSGAYTVMVASGGCSATSPATTVTVKAAPVVSCSSSASTSTVSVTATGGQSPYIYSWNTSPVQNTATAAVSASGTYTCTVTGSNGCSASCSTTITLAAASCVGIRTETQSTWGSTSTTSAQVAYLHGNFAAAFPAPNYLTIGCGQRQVRFTSSQAVAAALPLYGDFALLPTGTTMNPGGALNNALLGNLTALKLNVRFDEVNASFSSSTVMLKDMVVAQGTFAGWTVQQIVNLADQTLGGCVSTYTFNTVNTIVRNINSGYQGGTMNSGLLTCPGMSAFAAENGEGHGSLTDELRAVAFPNPTLGATTISITGLEAAAPLEVRVFDLSGAMVRNLYLGEAPETGALLLPWDASGRAAGLYFYEAVNGDRAVRGKLIVE